AAGCACGGAAGCCGCCGGCGGCATCGGCGGGTGGGCAAACACCGCCCTAGTCCGCCAGCACCCGTGCCCGAACCAGCCAGACTCCCCCGCCGAGCAGCACCCCGAGACCCAGCACCAGCACGATCCCGGACGCAGGCTCGACGTCGTCGGCGATGAATGCGCCCAGCCACAAGGCGATCGCGATTCCGCCGAGAACCGCAGCACGCGTTCCCCAGCGTCGGTACGAGGCGGCTCCGAGGTGTGTGCCGGGCGGCGTGAGGGACGCGATGCTGGCGCACAGATGCATAAGGACGAGGCAGCAGGCAGCAACCGGGGTGAGCATGCTGAGCTCATTCTCGACGACCATCAGCCAGTTCGCGAGCAGTAGGGCGATCGAGACTCCGACGACTTGACCGTCTGGGTACGCGGCCGCGCCGACGGCACATGCCAGTGCAGCCGCGCCGACGACCCACGACCCCGCGGTCGGCGACGCGCCGGATGTCAACGGTGCGATCAGCACGACGATCAACGCACAGCAGACCAAGGCTGCTCGAAACACCAGCGCGTGCGGCGAGATCGTCATCGGCGCGCCAGCCTCGGAGCGGCAGCCCGCCGGTTGAGGTCACGAAGCACTTCGTCCAGGCTGCCCGGCCCGCGCCACGGTACGACGGGTACCCCGACCTCTTCGATGCGCGCCACCTCTCGGCGTCGTTCGAGGAGCCGGATGCGCCAGGCGAGATCGACGTATCGGTCGTCGTACACCCGTGGCTCGGCGTCTTCTGGGAGGGTGTCGATCACGACGATGCTCAGCCCCGATCGGGCGATGCCCGCAGCAGCGGCCAGCGGACTGCGAGCGATCAGCGATGACAGCATCACGACGGTCGCACCCGCGCTGAGGCGCTGCTGGCTGCGCAGCGGGTCGAACCGCGCATCGGCGCCGGGCCGGATCGTGGTCAGATGGTCGAGTACACGGCGCAGCTGGGTAGTGCCGCTCGACGGCGGCAACCGATGCATGCCGCGCGAGTCGAGCACGCGTACCTCGACGCGATCGCCCTCGCGCAGGTACTGCTCGGCGATTGCGGCAGCCGCGCGTACCGTCACGTCGAGCGAGCTGGCCGAGCCGTCGACTCCCTCGCTCACGCCGATGTCATCGGTGCCGTCGACGAGGAGTACGACGTGGGCGTCCTGGTCGGCCCAGGTCGTGATCGAATGCAGCTCGCCGGTACGAAGGGACACCGGCCAGTGGATGCGGCGCAGTCTGTCACCGACCTCGAACGGCCTGATGCTGTTGAACTCTGAGCCGTCGCCGCGCCGCGCGGACCGATGGCTCCCGACGAGACCGACGGGATGAGGCATCGGCGCGGAGCTGTCGAAATCCGACAGCGTCGGCGACGTGACGAGCATGCCGTACGTTGCGGATGTCGCATGTGTACGGAAGCCGTCCAGCACGGTGCTCGCACGGATCGCTGCCGGACCGACCGTACGCCGGCCCCAGCGGACCGACCGCAGGCGTATCGCGGTGGCGAGGTAGGCACCGTCTGCCTCCAACTGGGCAGCACCGGACGCGGGCGCGGCCGAGACGAACGACGGCAGCGTCAGCTCGACCGAAGCGTCATCGATGCCGTCGACTCGATCGAGTCTGACCGAACACTGAGTCGTCTCGCCCTCGCGCAGCGACAGCGTCGCCCAGCGCGTCTCGTACCCCGGCCGCTCGGTCGGCCGCCGCCATGCCGCCCATACGGCGATCGTGAGCAGCGGAGCGGTGAGCACGACGAGGTCGACGCGCCCGAACGCGACGCCCCAGAGCACGCCGCCGAAGCCGATCGCGACTGCGCGCACCATCGCGTACGTCGGCCGCCATGGCGGCAGGGTGTCTCGACTCCGCTGGTCGCTCACGACGTCTTGCCCGCCACGGCTTCGCGGGCCGACGGAACGGGCACCTTCGCCAGCACATCGGCGACGACCGAGTCGGCTGTGACATTCGAGGACCACAGCTCCGGCTTGACCGTGATCCGGTGGGTGAGCACAGCCGGCGCAACCGACTTCACGTCCTCCGGCGTCACGAAATCGCGCCCGGAGACGACGGCGTACGCCCGCGAGGTGAGCATCAGGGCCAATGCGCCACGCGGAGATGCGCCGAGGAGTACGTGCCGGTGATCGCGGGTCGCTCCCGCGAGCGCAACGCAGTACTGACCGACGCTGTCGTCGACGGTCACGATCTCGACCGCGGCTTGCATCGCCGCCAGACCGGCAGCATCGGTCACCGGTTCGAGTGTCTGCTCCTCGCGGCGTCGCTCGACGCGCCGGCGGAGCACCTCCCACTCATCGGTGGCCGACGGATAGCCGAAGCCGATGCGCATCAGGAACCGGTCGAGCTGCGCCTCCGGGAGCGGGTAGGTGCCTTCGTACTCGACCGGGTTCGCGGTGGCCAGCACGTGGAACGGGTGCGGCAGCTCGAACGTGCGCCCCTCGACGGTGACCTGACGCTCCTGCATCGCCTCCAGCAACGCGGCCTGTGTCTTGGGCGGCGTCCGGTTGATCTCGTCGGCCAGTAGGAGCCCGGAGAACAACGGACCCGGCCGGAACTCGAACTCCGCGGCACCTTGGTCGTACACGAACGAGCCCGTGATGTCACCGGGCAGGAGATCCGGGGTGAACTGTGCGCGTTTGAACTCCAACCCGAGCACCTGCGCGAACGATCTCGCCGCAAGCGTCTTGCCGAGCCCTGGGAAGTCCTCCAACAGCACGTGACCGCCGGCGAGGATGCCGCTGAGCACGAGCGCGAGCGGCTCTCGTTTGCCGACGACGGCGCGTTCGACCGCGTCGAGGATCTGGGCCGTCTGAGCGGAGACGGTGTCCAACGGGGTTGCGTTCATAGCTCCTCGATCTCGGTCACGATCGCGTCGAGATAGTCCCGGCGCGCGAACTGGCGGGGTGGCGGGCACTCGGCGACGAAGCCGGCGAGGTGCGGCCCGAGGACCTTCGCGGCCGCCGCCGGATCCTCTGCCCGGTTGATGTCATGGGATCGGATGAGACGGTCGTCGACGAGTTGGACGAGGTCGCGCCACAGCCAGGTGTCGTCGAATCCCGGTCTGCCGATCTCGGCGAGTCGACGGGTCCAGCGGGTCGTACGCATGTCGCCGCCGCGACGTGGGCCGGCAGCGGGCGCGTCTGCGACTCCGATCGTGTGGGCGACGACGACGGCGGAGGCGTCGATGGCCAACCAGCCGATGGAGAACGCGCAAATCGCAATGATCACCAGCGCCACCGAGTTGAGTCCGTCGCCGATGGCGATGAGGACCGCTAGCACGATGGCCGTCGAGACTGCGGCTCCCGCTGCGCGTCGTGGCCATTCGACGGTCATCCGGCCACCTCCGACCTGGTGGTCGGGCGAGCCTCGAGGCTGGCATGGATGCGTTCGAGCGTGCCGATCGCCTCGGCGCGCAACTGCTCGGTGAGCTCGTGCCTGGAGAACCGTGCTTCGCGATACAACGCGGCCAGCCGGGTGATCGCAGCGTCGTCGACGCCATATTTCGCGAGCACTCGCCCGGTCAGCTCGGCCGAGGTCTCCGCTCCACGTACGGTCATGCCGGCCGACGTCACGGCATCCTCGAGGCGAACCCAACACGCCACGATCGCGTTGCGCGGCGAGCCCGTACGCAGCGCCTCGTACTGCGCCTCGGCATCCGCCCGTACGCGCGCGGCCACATCCGGAAGCGGTTCGCCCGGCTGACCGTACGGTCCGCGCCGACGCGCGAACAAGCCGATTCCCTTCGTACGAAGGAGCGCCACCACGGCTGCGAGCAGTACGACACCGAGGAGCACCAACAAGACCATGATCACCACACCGACCACGTTGCTCGGCTCGCGTGGCTTCGGCGCACACTCATCGCCGACACACTCGTCCGGCTCGGATGTCTCCTGTGCGGGCTCGGCGGCGGGAGCGCCGTTGTCACCGGAGTTCGCCGACCAGTCAAGTGAGGGACCCGACGCTGCCGACCAGAGCGCCAGCACCAGGCCGATCACGACGACAGCGACCGCGAGCACACCGATCAGGCGATGCTGGGACCGCATCGACTCGCTCATCGGTTCCCCCGTATCTGGTTCGCGAGAGGTGGAGTTTTCCCTACCTCACCTGACAACTCAACACCATCGTTTGGTTGCCTCCACGCGAATAGCGTTTCGAGTGTCCGAGCCGGATACCGGCACGCAACCGCAGCAGGGGGTACCGATGACCGCGCCATCCGTCGAGTCGCACGCGCTGAGCCTGCATGACGTCACCAAGCTCTACGGAGCC
The sequence above is drawn from the Nocardioidaceae bacterium SCSIO 66511 genome and encodes:
- a CDS encoding MoxR family ATPase: MNATPLDTVSAQTAQILDAVERAVVGKREPLALVLSGILAGGHVLLEDFPGLGKTLAARSFAQVLGLEFKRAQFTPDLLPGDITGSFVYDQGAAEFEFRPGPLFSGLLLADEINRTPPKTQAALLEAMQERQVTVEGRTFELPHPFHVLATANPVEYEGTYPLPEAQLDRFLMRIGFGYPSATDEWEVLRRRVERRREEQTLEPVTDAAGLAAMQAAVEIVTVDDSVGQYCVALAGATRDHRHVLLGASPRGALALMLTSRAYAVVSGRDFVTPEDVKSVAPAVLTHRITVKPELWSSNVTADSVVADVLAKVPVPSAREAVAGKTS
- a CDS encoding DUF4129 domain-containing protein yields the protein MSESMRSQHRLIGVLAVAVVVIGLVLALWSAASGPSLDWSANSGDNGAPAAEPAQETSEPDECVGDECAPKPREPSNVVGVVIMVLLVLLGVVLLAAVVALLRTKGIGLFARRRGPYGQPGEPLPDVAARVRADAEAQYEALRTGSPRNAIVACWVRLEDAVTSAGMTVRGAETSAELTGRVLAKYGVDDAAITRLAALYREARFSRHELTEQLRAEAIGTLERIHASLEARPTTRSEVAG
- a CDS encoding DUF58 domain-containing protein — protein: MSDQRSRDTLPPWRPTYAMVRAVAIGFGGVLWGVAFGRVDLVVLTAPLLTIAVWAAWRRPTERPGYETRWATLSLREGETTQCSVRLDRVDGIDDASVELTLPSFVSAAPASGAAQLEADGAYLATAIRLRSVRWGRRTVGPAAIRASTVLDGFRTHATSATYGMLVTSPTLSDFDSSAPMPHPVGLVGSHRSARRGDGSEFNSIRPFEVGDRLRRIHWPVSLRTGELHSITTWADQDAHVVLLVDGTDDIGVSEGVDGSASSLDVTVRAAAAIAEQYLREGDRVEVRVLDSRGMHRLPPSSGTTQLRRVLDHLTTIRPGADARFDPLRSQQRLSAGATVVMLSSLIARSPLAAAAGIARSGLSIVVIDTLPEDAEPRVYDDRYVDLAWRIRLLERRREVARIEEVGVPVVPWRGPGSLDEVLRDLNRRAAAPRLARR